The window TTGATCCGGGTGATCCGCGGCAAGCGTTAGGGCTTCCTTGGGAGAATCCGTGGCCAGTACCGTGTACCCCATCTGTTCCAGGATTTTACGCCCCAGCTCAAGAAGTGGTTTCTCATCCTCCACAAGAAGAATGGTCGCATCGCCTTGAAGGGCCACGGCCGTATCAACGTCCTTCACGGATGGGAGAATCGCGTCCCGGTACTCAGGCAGATAAATTTTGAAAACAGTTCCTTTGCCTGGTTCGCTGTACACATGGATGCAGCCGTTGTTCTGTTTGACGATACCATAAACGGTGGATAGTCCCAGGCCCGTTCCCTTTGTTCCTTCTTTGGTTGTGAAAAAAGGTTCGAAAATGTTGTCCAATATGGACGGTTCCATGCCGCAGCCGTTGTCTTTGACCGAAAGGGTGACGTAATCCCCCACAACTACATCCGAATGTTGCCGGCAAAAGGTTTCGTCAATAAAAATATGTCCGGTTGCAATGGAGATCTGCCCGGTACCGGTTATCGCATCCCGGGCGTTAAGACACAGGTTCACCAGTATCTGATCCATCTGGGTGGGATCTATATTCACCATTCCGATATCTTCGTCCGGTAAGAAATTTAAATCAATATCCTCCCTGAGCAGGCGTTTGAGCATATTCATCATATCCTGGATCTTTTTGTTCAAATCCATGACTTCAGGCAAAACACTCTGGCGACTGGCAAAGGCAAGGAGCTGCCCGGTCAGACCGGCAGAGCGGTTGGCCGCGGCACTGATGGCAATGAGTCTTTCATAATTGGGGTCCTTGGGTGTCACAGTTTTCAGCATCATGTCTGTATAGCCCAGAATGATGTTGAGCATATTGTTAAAATCATGGGCAACCCCTTCGGCCAGCCTTCCCACGGACTCAAGTTTCTGGGAGTGTACCAGTTGGGCTTCCAGCTGTTTTCTTTCTGCTTCGGCCTGTTTCTGCTGGGAAATATCCAGGGCCATCCCCTCAATGTATACAAGTTTGCCGTCATCGTCCCGGACGGGCCTGGAGTACAATGCCAGCCAGGCACTGTTCCCTTCAGCAGTTCGAAACTGGGTGTGAAAATTTGTCACCTTTTTCTGTGTTTTTATTTGCCTGATAAATTCTTCTCTGCGGTCTGGATCCACGTAAAGTTGTTCTCCGATGTTGGATACGGACTGGACCAGGGCCTGGGGAGACTGGTAGCCAAGCATTTTGGCCATTGCCGGATTGACGGCAACCAGATGGCCGTCCTCGGTGGACTGGAATATGCCCTCCACCGCATTTTCAAAAATCGTCCGATATTTTTTTTCTGCATTTTGAGTTTCAATCATCTGGGCGTTCAGTGTATCGCGCATATCCCTGAGGATGCCGATCAGGGGTTGAAATTCACGATATGGGATCTGGTATCCGGGCTCAATGTCATCCCCCGATGCATAGGCAGCGGATATGGCGTCTAAGCGGCGAAAAAGATTTCCTAAAACAGCTTTAAAAAACAGAGCTGTTGCCATGGTCAAGGAAAAAATAATAATCAGAAGTATGCCGAGGCCTGAAAAAAATATCTTATGATTGCGGTGGATCAGGCCTTGTGTGGTAAAGGATATGTCAATATGACCCACAAGCCGGCCTGTATGGAAGATATCACTTGATTTACGGATAACAGGCGCACTTCGATGCCGGGAATAACTAAAAAACACGGTTTGAAGGTTATCCCGGATCTCAATATATTCAAACAATTCGTCATTGGCATAGGCCTGGGCAATTTTTTTGATATTTTCACGGTCCATATTCCACAAAGGAATTTCAAGGACGTCATCTATTGATGACATAAAATCATCTGCCTTTTTTTCCAGAAGCCGGTACTCGCTTTGGGACATGGTCACATAAAAGATTCCGGCAATAACCAGTGCCACCCCGGTCACCGTCAGGGTCAAAAGCAATGTCAGGGTGCCGGTAAGGGACCTTTGTGGTAATGTGCCCCTCAATGAAGGGCTCTGCCCGGTTTGTTCCGCCATAGGTTTTT is drawn from uncultured Desulfobacter sp. and contains these coding sequences:
- a CDS encoding ATP-binding protein, encoding MAEQTGQSPSLRGTLPQRSLTGTLTLLLTLTVTGVALVIAGIFYVTMSQSEYRLLEKKADDFMSSIDDVLEIPLWNMDRENIKKIAQAYANDELFEYIEIRDNLQTVFFSYSRHRSAPVIRKSSDIFHTGRLVGHIDISFTTQGLIHRNHKIFFSGLGILLIIIFSLTMATALFFKAVLGNLFRRLDAISAAYASGDDIEPGYQIPYREFQPLIGILRDMRDTLNAQMIETQNAEKKYRTIFENAVEGIFQSTEDGHLVAVNPAMAKMLGYQSPQALVQSVSNIGEQLYVDPDRREEFIRQIKTQKKVTNFHTQFRTAEGNSAWLALYSRPVRDDDGKLVYIEGMALDISQQKQAEAERKQLEAQLVHSQKLESVGRLAEGVAHDFNNMLNIILGYTDMMLKTVTPKDPNYERLIAISAAANRSAGLTGQLLAFASRQSVLPEVMDLNKKIQDMMNMLKRLLREDIDLNFLPDEDIGMVNIDPTQMDQILVNLCLNARDAITGTGQISIATGHIFIDETFCRQHSDVVVGDYVTLSVKDNGCGMEPSILDNIFEPFFTTKEGTKGTGLGLSTVYGIVKQNNGCIHVYSEPGKGTVFKIYLPEYRDAILPSVKDVDTAVALQGDATILLVEDEKPLLELGRKILEQMGYTVLATDSPKEALTLAADHPDQIQLLMTDVIMPEMNGHELADKLLLEYPGIRCLFVSGYTTDAFSPQGILEDGVHFLQKPYTKKALKDILGKILS